The following proteins are co-located in the Lentibacillus sp. JNUCC-1 genome:
- the mqo gene encoding malate dehydrogenase (quinone), giving the protein MNNSQEKKDIVMIGAGIMSATMASIMQELVPEWNITVYEKLEQPGVESSNEWNNAGTGHSALCELNYTTEREDGSIDTSKATKVNEQFQISRQFWSYLVNKGQIPDPSKFIQPLPHISLVHGEANVQFLKKRHEALSQNPLFSGMEFTDDPEVLEKWIPLIMEGRDIEEPIAATKIDSGTDVNFGELTRILFNHLEEKDVRVQYNHQVDDIKRNDDHTWEVKVYDHKDGRIVYHNADFVFIGAGGWSLPLLQKTGIPESKHIGGFPVSGLFMVCNNPDVIAKHDTKVYGKAEVGAPPMSMPHLDRRHIEGRDTLLFGPFAGFSPKFLKTGSNFDLIGSVKPNNMITMMSAGVKEMKLTKYLIQQVMLSGDKRMDELRKFVPTAQEADWDIVTAGQRVQVIKDTEDGKGTLQFGTEIINSEDGTIAALLGASPGASTAVQIMFDILNRCFPEYMEAWEPNIKKMVPSYGVSLADHPEMFREIHAATAETLGLSAKESVSS; this is encoded by the coding sequence ATGAACAATTCACAAGAGAAAAAGGATATTGTCATGATCGGCGCGGGGATTATGAGCGCCACAATGGCTTCAATTATGCAGGAACTGGTGCCGGAATGGAATATCACAGTCTATGAAAAACTTGAACAGCCCGGGGTAGAGAGTTCCAACGAATGGAATAATGCCGGAACCGGCCACTCTGCTCTGTGTGAGTTGAATTACACGACAGAACGGGAAGACGGTTCGATTGATACGAGCAAGGCAACCAAGGTTAACGAACAGTTTCAGATCTCCCGGCAGTTTTGGTCCTATCTCGTTAACAAAGGCCAGATCCCTGATCCATCAAAATTTATCCAGCCGCTACCGCACATCAGTCTAGTTCATGGTGAAGCCAACGTACAGTTTTTAAAAAAGCGTCATGAAGCATTGTCCCAGAATCCGTTGTTTTCTGGAATGGAATTCACGGACGATCCAGAAGTCCTCGAGAAATGGATCCCGCTCATTATGGAAGGCAGAGACATTGAGGAGCCCATTGCAGCAACGAAAATTGATTCAGGAACTGATGTGAACTTTGGTGAGTTGACTCGGATATTATTTAACCATTTAGAGGAAAAGGATGTCCGTGTTCAGTACAATCACCAAGTTGATGATATTAAACGAAATGATGATCACACGTGGGAAGTAAAAGTATACGACCATAAAGACGGGCGCATTGTTTACCATAATGCTGATTTCGTATTTATTGGTGCCGGCGGTTGGAGCCTTCCGCTGCTCCAGAAAACAGGCATCCCCGAATCGAAACATATCGGTGGTTTCCCTGTAAGCGGCTTGTTTATGGTCTGCAACAACCCGGACGTGATTGCCAAGCATGACACGAAAGTATACGGAAAAGCAGAAGTGGGTGCGCCGCCGATGTCTATGCCACACCTGGACAGACGGCATATCGAGGGCCGGGATACATTGCTATTTGGCCCATTCGCAGGGTTCTCCCCCAAGTTTTTGAAAACAGGTTCAAACTTTGATCTCATCGGGTCAGTGAAGCCAAATAATATGATTACGATGATGTCAGCAGGTGTAAAAGAAATGAAGCTGACCAAATACCTGATCCAACAGGTGATGCTCTCCGGTGATAAACGGATGGATGAGCTGCGCAAATTTGTACCAACGGCTCAAGAAGCCGATTGGGATATTGTGACAGCCGGCCAACGCGTCCAAGTAATCAAAGATACTGAAGACGGGAAAGGCACACTTCAATTCGGAACAGAAATCATCAATTCTGAAGATGGTACCATTGCAGCACTGCTCGGTGCATCACCAGGCGCATCCACTGCTGTTCAGATCATGTTCGACATTTTGAATCGCTGCTTCCCAGAGTATATGGAAGCATGGGAACCAAATATTAAGAAGATGGTCCCTTCTTACGGTGTGTCGCTGGCTGATCATCCGGAAATGTTTCGTGAAATCCATGCAGCAACTGCTGAAACACTTGGACTTTCCGCGAAAGAATCGGTTTCCAGCTAA
- a CDS encoding small multi-drug export protein, translating into MLYKYLLVFVGAAIPWIEVLAVVPIGILWGLSPAIVMIVGFLGNMVTLVPVVLAFERLKGWYVARRQKQGKPSKSSVRAVKLFQKYGVIGLAFLGPVLLGTHIAAFIGMAMGATKQGMLFWMAISIALWILVIGILTALGFDLFVKKVPFLPDP; encoded by the coding sequence ATGCTTTATAAGTACCTCCTTGTGTTTGTAGGTGCAGCGATACCATGGATTGAAGTACTAGCAGTTGTTCCGATCGGCATCCTATGGGGCCTGTCTCCGGCAATCGTAATGATCGTTGGGTTTCTGGGCAACATGGTTACACTTGTTCCAGTTGTTCTAGCGTTTGAGAGGTTGAAAGGCTGGTATGTCGCACGCCGGCAAAAACAAGGAAAGCCATCAAAAAGCAGTGTCAGAGCAGTCAAGCTGTTTCAAAAGTATGGTGTGATTGGACTGGCATTTCTCGGACCCGTTCTTCTGGGGACGCATATAGCTGCTTTTATTGGCATGGCAATGGGAGCGACCAAGCAGGGTATGCTTTTTTGGATGGCGATCAGTATTGCTCTTTGGATTCTCGTCATTGGCATTCTGACAGCCCTCGGTTTTGATTTATTTGTGAAAAAGGTGCCGTTTTTACCTGATCCATAA
- a CDS encoding NmrA family NAD(P)-binding protein, with product MTKAKPVVAIAGASGYIGENLISKLKHKVDLIALSRNGHKRKSTESVKWRSCDLFSMADAEKGLQGADIAIYLVHSMMPSAKLTQGTFEDMDVILADNFAQAAKRQGIKEIVYLGGIVPSDDALLSRHLESRLEVERILRAYGTPVTALRAGLIVGPKGSSFPILAKLVKRLPMMILPKWTRTKTQPIALEDVMTSLTSVVLDKAEENRSIDIGGPDVLTYRAMMEETAQVLGKKRLMLNVPFFSLTLSRLWLRLVTQTPKEIVYPLVESLQHEMTVQDAHHVMGISNGKIPFRQAAADAMKTDGKGSKSRKKRVLTPIKQDVRSVQRVALPEGASADWVGRYYVKWLEDLLNPWINTATDADLNCKIGLLGQTTLLEMSYSRERSTQDRALYYITGGLLTDGKKNERGRMEFRQIPGADEVIIAIHDFTPSLPWFVYHYTQANVHLMIMHLYKRHMRKISLNQTVVSMDELSVERT from the coding sequence ATGACAAAGGCAAAACCGGTGGTGGCCATTGCAGGAGCCAGTGGCTATATTGGCGAAAATCTTATTTCTAAGCTAAAGCATAAAGTGGACCTGATTGCTCTTTCTCGAAATGGTCACAAACGGAAAAGCACAGAATCAGTCAAATGGCGTTCATGTGATCTGTTTTCCATGGCAGATGCTGAAAAAGGTTTGCAAGGAGCTGACATTGCAATTTACCTCGTTCACTCTATGATGCCCTCCGCCAAATTGACTCAAGGGACATTTGAAGATATGGATGTCATTTTAGCTGATAATTTTGCTCAGGCGGCCAAGCGCCAGGGGATAAAAGAAATTGTTTATCTTGGCGGGATTGTTCCAAGTGACGATGCCCTGCTTTCGCGGCATCTTGAAAGCAGGCTTGAGGTCGAGCGCATTTTGCGGGCATACGGTACCCCAGTGACAGCGCTTCGTGCAGGGTTGATCGTTGGCCCCAAAGGCTCGTCATTTCCGATCCTTGCTAAGCTGGTGAAGCGCCTGCCGATGATGATCCTGCCCAAGTGGACGCGAACAAAAACTCAGCCTATAGCACTGGAAGATGTGATGACATCTCTCACGTCTGTCGTTTTGGATAAGGCAGAAGAAAATCGTTCAATCGATATTGGCGGTCCAGATGTGCTCACTTACCGAGCGATGATGGAAGAAACGGCGCAAGTTCTCGGAAAGAAGCGCCTCATGTTGAATGTCCCTTTTTTCTCTTTGACACTCTCAAGGCTATGGCTAAGATTAGTGACTCAAACGCCAAAAGAAATTGTCTACCCACTCGTAGAAAGTCTGCAACATGAAATGACGGTTCAAGATGCTCATCATGTAATGGGGATCAGCAATGGTAAAATACCATTTCGACAAGCAGCAGCTGACGCCATGAAAACAGATGGAAAGGGAAGTAAATCACGTAAAAAACGGGTCTTAACACCGATTAAGCAGGATGTCCGTTCCGTGCAGCGTGTAGCACTTCCAGAAGGTGCAAGTGCTGACTGGGTAGGGCGTTATTATGTAAAATGGCTTGAAGACCTTCTAAATCCTTGGATCAATACAGCGACAGATGCGGATTTGAATTGCAAAATAGGTCTGCTTGGCCAAACAACACTGCTGGAGATGTCATATTCCAGAGAACGCAGTACCCAGGACCGTGCCTTATATTATATTACAGGCGGTTTATTGACAGATGGAAAGAAAAATGAACGCGGCCGGATGGAATTTCGTCAAATTCCAGGTGCGGATGAAGTCATCATCGCCATTCACGATTTCACTCCGTCACTGCCATGGTTTGTTTATCATTATACACAAGCGAATGTGCATCTGATGATCATGCATCTTTACAAACGGCACATGAGAAAAATCAGTCTTAACCAGACGGTGGTGTCCATGGATGAGCTTAGTGTTGAAAGAACTTAA